A window of the Tenebrio molitor chromosome 1, icTenMoli1.1, whole genome shotgun sequence genome harbors these coding sequences:
- the LOC138141263 gene encoding uncharacterized protein, whose protein sequence is MPKQKISLREKILQWTSKKDLYEIKSTREMFCKACGKLFICEKKCHLQQHEQTAIHKENIMTPLRQTLLTQNLEESANSTFNMELCNVFLAANIPWHKLQNPAFQNFLTKYCGRKIPDESTLRKNYLPKCYKDTIDRIRNELDPFNIWVSVDETTDALGRYVANCLVGKLSEDEPGKSYLLASKQLERTNHETIARFVNQSLEILWSTRVVAEKFLLFVTDGAPYMIKSGRHLKVFYPKIVHVTCLAHALNLVAEKIRYQYEDVDNLISNVKKIFVKAPLRVEMYKEKLKEMPLPPQPILTRWGTWLQAAMFYSEHFDSIKEVVMSFDGSSAVAIQKAQSIMKKPGIKNQLIYVRSNFKIICESITQLEKNGLPLTDSIKIVENVFTSLKKSPGPVAAVALKKLEDVTEKNPGYKFLLELARIFRGEDVPEHDTKMEEIYYKFAPITSCEVERSFSKYKSILVDNRQCFKVENLEQYLVCNVNT, encoded by the exons atgccgaaacaaaaaattagtttacgcgaaaaaatattacagtggacaagcaagaaagatttatatgaaataaaatcaacccgagaaatgttttgtaaagcttgtggtaaactg tttatatgcgaaaaaaaatgtcacttgcaacagcatgagcaaacggccatccataaagagaacattatgacaccgcttcggcaaacgttgctgacacagaacttggaggaatcggcaaatagtacattcaatatggaactttgtaacgtctttttagctgccaatataccatggcacaaactacaaaatcctgcgtttcagaattttctgacaaaatattgtggtagaaaaattccggatgagtctactttacggaaaaattatttaccaaaatgctacaaagat actattgaccgcattcggaatgagctggatccttttaacatatgggtttcagttgacgaaacaacagatgcacttgggcgatatgtggcgaattgtctggttgggaaactttcagaagatgaacctggaaaatcttatcttttggcgtctaaacaattagaaagaacaaatcatgagacaatagctagattcgtaaatcaatctttag aaatcttgtggagtaccagagttgttgctgaaaagtttcttttgtttgtaacggatggagcaccatatatgataaaatctggtagacaccttaaggtgttttatccaaaaattgtgcatgtcacatgcttagcgcatgctttaaatctagtggctgaaaaaattcgctatcaatatgaagatgtggataatttaatttcgaacgtgaaaaaaattttcgttaaggcacctttgagagttgaaatgtacaaagaaaaactaaaagaaatgccactgcctccacagccaattttaacacgatggggaacatggcttcaggctgctatgttttacagcgaacactttgattccattaaagaa gttgtcatgtcctttgatggaagttctgctgttgctattcaaaaagcacagtctataatgaagaaacccggaataaaaaaccaattaatttatgttcgcagtaattttaaaataatctgcgaaagtattactcaattggaaaaaaatgggttacctttaaccgattcaatcaaaattgttgaaaacgtatttacctccctaaaaaaatctccaggccctgtagcagcagtagcattaaaaaaacttgaagatgttactgaaaaaaatcctggatacaaatttcttctagaattggcaagaatttttagaggtgaagatgtgccggaacatgacaccaaaatggaagaaatttattacaaatttgcgcccattacctcttgcgaggtagaaagaagtttttcaaaatataagtccattttggtggataaccgacaatgttttaaagtagaaaatttagagcaatatcttgtatgcaatgtaaatacgtaa